In Pseudorasbora parva isolate DD20220531a chromosome 20, ASM2467924v1, whole genome shotgun sequence, a single window of DNA contains:
- the LOC137049095 gene encoding uncharacterized protein, with amino-acid sequence MNPDSEQTAELIEDLSVEERDEDEGFCDISEDHTITDPEAVLSPSSTLTLGSPTLVTSSDISALGSTSPSLLPDPTHGLTQSHSSAGPSGTAVSPFPSEPEDAGQDDDDDDDDDDDGEMAVDYQNVPGYQHVDRLAEYLVELRGHTTLSLTNQEANTIIALWQNLDDQDKKGVVKAARYQKRLLSGRFRVPKRPTQNPGVESTIRCVLGASGIAAQWPDCCRLVETIFIRLCNAHPSPKRKGKGALSRWSLILQDYRRIRQLVLGNGLVMGGTSIQLVEVNQNTLIQWYNNRQKKQELSVLLQGIQLPQPLHVAQEPLQVAKRLRTEPEQPGEQHQFKLPESTAGQAKQRQTSVGRPPLRPKAPAQSQMLVTPSAPGSSLQMVPNIMIPAAPGFHGVPVFQVPMYQGVQMVQGIPMVQGVQMVQGMPMMQPLLQPTVVRGTSSQPATPETMPKRPYRRTVEANTCKKCGQYKTSATGHSQYRGRVYCPQTETVCKEVCLAARQLYLEQSQSACVVFTLKSRPKAPAQSQMLVTPSAPGSSLQMVPNILIPGAPGFQGVPMFQVPMFQESKWSKGIPMVQGVQMVQGMPMMQPLLQPTVVQGTSSQPATPETMPKRPYRRTVEANTCKKCGQYKTSATGHSQYRGRVYCPQTETVSKEVWLEEMRRTISK; translated from the exons ATGAATCCAGACTCTGAGCAGACCGCAGAGCTCATTGAGGACCTCAGTGTGGAGGAGCGAGATGAAGATGAGGGCTTCTGTGACATCAGTGAGGATCACACCATTACTGATCCGGAAGCTGTTCTGTCACCATCCTCCACACTCACACTGGGTTCTCCCACCCTGGTCACCAGCAGTGACATATCTGCACTGGGCTCCACATCCCCTTCACTGCTCCCTGACCCCACACATGGCCTCACACAGTCTCATTCATCAGCTGGACCTTCAGGGACTGCTGTCTCTCCTTTCCCCTCAGAGCCAGAGGATGCTGGTCAGGATGATgacgacgatgatgatgatgatgatgatggagagATG gCTGTTGACTACCAAAATGTCCCGGGTTATCAGCATGTGGACAGGCTGGCAGAATATCTGGTGGAACTCCGGGGTCACACAACCCTCAGCCTGACCAACCAGGAAGCCAACACAATAATTGCTCTTTGGCAGAACCTGGATGACCAGGACAAGAAAGGGGTGGTGAAAGCAGCTCGTTACCAAAAGAGACTGCTGAGTGGACGCTTCAGAGTCCCAAAGAGGCCCACTCAGAACCCAGGGGTAGAGAGCACCATCAGATGTGTGCTGGGTGCAAGTGGCATAGCTGCTCAGTGGCCTGACTGTTGCCGTCTGGTGGAGACCATCTTCATCAGACTTTGCAATGCTCACCCAAGCCCCAAAAGAAAAGGCAAAGGAGCCCTGTCGAGATGGTCTCTGATCCTGCAAGACTATCGCAGGATAAGGCAGCTTGTACTGGGCAACGGCTTGGTGATGGGAGGGACGTCAATCCAGCTGGTGGAGGTTAACCAGAACACCCTGATTCAGTGGTACAACAACAGACAGAAAAAGCAGGaactgtctgtgctgcttcaggGTATTCAGTTGCCTCAGCCCCTCCATGTTGCTCAGGAGCCTCTCCAGGTTGCTAAACGCTTACGGACTGAGCCAGAACAACCAGGGGAACAGCACCAGTTTAAGCTGCCAGAGAGCACAGCAGGTCAGGCAAAGCAGAGGCAGACTTCTGTTGGGCGACCCCCTCTCAGACCCAAGGCACCAGCGCAGAGCCAGATGTTGGTGACACCATCAGCCCCTGGATCATCACTGCAGATGGTACCAAATATTATGATACCAGCAGCACCAGGGTTCCACGGTGTGCCAGTGTTTCAGGTGCCAATGTACCAGGGAGTCCAAATGGTCCAGGGAATCCCAATGGTCCAAGGTGTTCAAATGGTACAAGGAATGCCAATGATGCAGCCACTGTTACAGCCTACAGTGGTGCGGGGAACCAGCTCACAGCCTGCTACACCAGAAACCATGCCTAAGAGACCCTACAGGAGAACTGTAGAGGCAAACACGTGCAAAAAATGTGGGCAATACAAAACCAGTGCAACGGGACATAGCCAGTACAGGGGCAGGGTGTATTGCCCACAGACTGAGACAGTTTGCAAGGAGGTGTG TCTCGCGGCCAGACAACTTTACTTGGAGCAGTCCCAAAGTGCATGTGTGGTTTTCACACTCAAATCCAGACCCAAGGCACCAGCGCAGAGCCAGATGTTGGTGACACCATCAGCCCCTGGATCATCACTGCAGATGGTACCAAATATTCTGATCCCAGGAGCACCAGGGTTCCAGGGGGTGCCAATGTTTCAGGTGCCAATGTTCCAGGAGTCCAAATGGTCCAAGGGAATCCCCATGGTCCAAGGAGTACAAATGGTACAGGGAATGCCAATGATGCAGCCACTGTTACAGCCTACAGTGGTGCAGGGCACCAGCTCACAGCCTGCTACACCAGAAACCATGCCCAAGAGACCCTACAGGAGAACTGTAGAGGCGAACACTTGCAAAAAATGTGGGCAATACAAAACAAGTGCAACGGGACATAGCCAGTACAGGGGCAGGGTGTATTGCCCACAGACTGAGACTGTTAGCAAGGAGGTGTGGTTAGAGGAAATGCGGCGAACCATTTCCaaataa